The region AATTTACCCTTTGACAGAATTCACATTAATTGGTTTcacaaactcttttttttaaatatttcctttAAATGGTCTGACCTGCGCACtgtagaaaattaaataaaatagatgaCACTTTTGCTCCAGAAGAACCAAATCCCAGCATCCAGGGAAATATGGTAGCACAATTTATAACATACATGGTAAATGTAATAAAGGTCATCTATCAGACAACACTGGTCAAGTCATGTCTAGTTTTTCCAAAGCTGATGGTTTAATAACCTTTGCTCTGTATTCTCATCCCAGTTTTTTTCAATATGGTGCATGTGTCTTCCTATTTTCTCCTTCCCAAGGTGAAAATAGGTCAAACACTAATATCGACTCAATGTCTCCGTGCTATCTTCTCATATCAGAGGTACGGGTCGGCCTTTGTTGAAGACAATGCTGGTGACTCTCTGGCGGGTTCCCAGTGATCCGCTGTCTGCTTCATAATAGCATCATCAGATTTTAGATAGACAGCTTAGCCTTCTTACTGAGTCAAATACATTAGTTAGGTGAAATAAGCAAAAATGGCAATAAGAAATTTAACTAATAATCTTTTTAGATGGAGAGTAGGGCTGCACAGTATTAGGAAAATATGTGATATGCGATAACATTGTTGAATATTGCAATGACTATATGGTCTATGCAGACACTTAAAAAATTCCAACAACATGGTTCTATTGAAAAAATGCGACCTGGTTACGGGGGCCATGGACAGCTCCACAGCCCAAGGGAGAGGACGCACAGCCCGTGTCATCGAGTTCGGGGCAGACACCAGGGAACTATGCACAGCTCCACAAAGTCCACTTCCAGTGATCATTTGGAGTCTTTTCTCACATGTTTGTACAAATGTTAAATTTTACATTCGTTAacagctctgtcagtaatttactgctcctctctgtgtctctatcattcaCGCTGTCCACTGTGAACCGAATCAAGCCAGACCGTTTCCAATTTTGTCAGGATGGTGGAGGCAGCACGAAATCTGATGGAGGGAGCTCACAATTCTCTatgcagaaaataaattgtGCAGCCTTAATGGAGAGGGCAGCTAAGCCACAGAACAGGGACATAGTTTGTTGGTTATAGCCAGTAGTCATTCATCCTTTTCCCAGGTTACCTCAATGAGTCTCTGTGCAGCCCCTCATCGAAGCCCTAAGCTCggataaacacacaaaatccCAGAGATCATTAGCCAGCGCCCCAAACAGACTAATGTCTTGTCTGTGTCGAATGTTTCACTTGTCTGGCTCATCTCTCAGGTATAGATTTACTGTGTAACACCAACTGGATTTTATTGTAggtgatttctttattttgactcATTAATGTCTAAACTTCTTGTTTTACTATGAAAGGCTGAAGaatttcagaaaacaaatttaacGCTGAATATTCAgggccatgttgaagaaaacTAAATTAATTTTAAGTTGTAGTTTAATGAGATTTAATGAGGAAAAAGTAAGAATGTTTTGAGAAAAAGACGttattttatcaaaatgaaGTTTTAATTTATTGAGAGGAAAGTCATAATCTGACAAGGATAAAGTCATAAATGAgaataaagagaataaataacaattaaaaatgtCATAATACTATTTTCATAATACAGCTTTTTCCACAATATTATGACAAAatctctatttctttctctttaagaCTCCAATACTGCAGTGTACTGTTTCCTGTTATCATAATAACATTAGTTTATAATTCCTACTTGTCTGAGCACACAAATTAGTGTTTATTCTCcgtcatttgtttttaatttgaacagcCAAGAGGCATAATGTAACTCAATTATACTGAAATGATGTAACAGCGTCCAATGAAATAGCTCGCTGGAAGTTCACTTAAGAGTGAGAAGTTCTCAAATAGCCCTTGTTTCCATAAATAAAGAGAATTACGCTCACACATTTTTAGTGGAAGTGGGTAGGAGCAGATGGATTTAAGTGCTGAGGAGCGAAGTAATGTGattaaatgtaataaagaaAGCAGTGGGAAAGTtggatatattttattattgtacaTTCAATCGGGTTTTGAATTGGATAAATATGATTGCAGTTTTTCAACGGTCACAGAAGAATAAATCTTGGAAGTGTAAAACACTCCTGAGACATAGGCAGATTTTAACCAAACCCTTAGTACCATGACATGCTTTAGATAAACTAGACAGTGTCATACAACATCAGCATTTCATCTCCTACATGCTACAGCAGCAGTTTGTAAAAAACCTTAAATCCAGCATGGTACATAGAGATTTCCAGTTTAAaaatatcttatatatatatatctctataACTCAAGTGACGTGGTCGGCTGGTAAAAGAAACATACTGACGCCATTACAGAGGGTCAACAGACAACTGAGCTGATCAATTGTGTCAAAAGTGTCACCTTCATCTCTGATACATCTTGACATTATACAGCTTTAATCTTTGAGTGCATTAAGGAGAGCATGTCAATAACAGAGACAATGGTGACACCTATTGGACAAGTTTGACCACTACATTCAAAACGTTGGTGCCTGAGGGCAAAAAATAACGTTACCGCGATCAAGGTATCGTCATGCACGCTGTTAAAAATACTataaaggtttttcttttgttcagtaaataaataaatgaatgtcatCATGAGGATAAACATGATGGGTTAGGTAGTCTAACTAATATAGTTAAAATACATATCCAGGCCAGTTGATATGAGAATAGCaacaaaaaaccccacaaaTAACAAATGTTAGATGTCCTGTGAAGTTAACATGAGAATACAGCTTCCAGAGTATGGAGTTAAAATTTCCAGTTTGATTATCAAAAAGTACTTAAGCATGGATCAGTGAACTGGAGAGATATGCCAACAAAACAGAATATAATCTGATCACACAAAAATCACAGTAATCAACAAGGTGCTAATCTGTCAATTCATGCAATTTAAACAACTAACCACTCTACTACTGAGACTTTTAGATATCCGAGGTATGTGAGGTTGTGACGTATATATTATTCTCTCGACTTCTTCATTGAGATTAGAAATACAGTATTCAGGATTCATTAAGGTTaggagagaataaataaagcttGTTAATCACCTAAGTCTGTGTCTACTCTGCTACAATGTGAATTTCCttcatacataaataaataacatatatTCTACATACTCTCATGTTTATGAGGTAAAACTGAAGAATCAAGACTTTAAGAGGGTACACTTGATCTGATCTGTTAACAGAGAGCTCTTTCCAGGGGAACacaaaaagtgatgaacctAGAACTTgctgtaaaatgttattttagatATCAAAGTGAGCCACTATTGGTATTTGGTTGTGATATTGGcaacacatttgtttatttagctATATTGAGTGTATTAGCTACATGTTTgtatatttggttgtgttgtgttagcaacatgtttgtatatttggttgtgttttgtaTAAGAcgcatgtgtgttttgttgtgtgttagcCACgtttgtggctgtgtgtgtatttgcaagAGGACATGGCTAATGACACCGAACCTATCCAACTCTGAAAGTGCTTCAAGTGGCTACAAGTGGCACTGTATGATTAATTTCCTCTTCTACTAGAACATTCAAATGAATGTCCCCATTCTTATGGTTGGTCTCAGGATCTTGCATGAGGTTTGTGAAGGAGCAGGCTGCACCCAGCTGGTAGTGATTCGCAATGGGCTTCTCCACCTGCGTCTTTGACCTCTCTTTCTTCGACTTGTTCCTTCCCTGAAACTCTGCAGTGATCTCCGCCAGCGTCTTGCCTTTCGTCTCTGGTAAGGTGAGCCCCAAAAACACAGGTGACACCAAGCACACGACCAGGAAAGGCAGGAAGCAGTAGTTCCCCAAGTTTTTGACGATGAAGGGGAACAGCATTCCCACCAAGAACAGACTTATCCACATGAATGAGCCAGCAACCATGTACGCTGCCGGGCGGGCTGCCTGGTCAAAGATCTCAGCTGGCAGGATCCCTGTCACCCCTGCAGGGCCAAGGCCAAAGCTGAGGATGTAGGCAAACACGCAGACCATGCTGAGGTAGGCCATCCCCGCCACTCCACGGCTCTGGAGGATGAGAGCCACGGTGAAGACTACAGACCAGCATGACATAAGACTGTACCCTCCAACAAGAAGGTACTTGCGACCCACACGTTCAATCAGAAGATTACTCAGTATAGAAGCGCACAGCTCAGATGCGCCTGTGCCGATGGTTACATACTGGATCTTATCTGAAGGGATCCCTGCTTCGAGAAAGATGTAGGAAGCATAGAAGTAGATTGAGTCATTTCCACAGAGCATCATGGCACTACTGGCGGCCATGACTGTTCTGAGCTGGGAACGCAGGTCACGATCCTTAAACAGGGACCAGGGTGACTTGGCAGCTGCAGATCCAGACTTCAGAGATGTtgattgttgctgctgctgctcctgaagGAGCTCCTCGATCTCCAGGGCCGGAGGCTCCCCACCACGGAGTCTCTCAAGTGCCTGGAGGCACCCTTCTTTGTCTCCCCGGTCAATCAGTAGGTATCTGGGGCTCTCCGGAAACCAGGGTAGGGTCAGCAGCTGGATCAACCCCGGCAAAGCATTACTAGCAAGTAAGTAGGGCCACAGAGGCTTAGAacccagcagctctgtgagtccCACAACCTGACCCAAGAAAATCCCAAATGCAGTGAAAACAGCTGAGGAAAACGCCACAGCGCCTCTGAGGTGTTTAGGGGCGCTCTCCCCAAAATACATAGGCTGGACGTTCATGCTCACACCAGAGTTCATCCCCACCAGAAAGCGGGCAATGATGATCATCTCAAATGACTTTGCCGCCCTGCACGTCAGGACAAGCACGGTGCCAACAAACAGGAACGCGTTGTTCAAAAGCAGAGACTTCTTTCTTCCAAAGTGGACGGCCATAGGCCCTGCGAGCAGCGCGCCCACTAAGCCTcccagagagaagaaagacacaATCAAAGTCCACACCAGGGTCACTTGAGGTATGTCCAAGCTTATGCCCCAGCGCTCCATGTAGGTCTCATTGATGAAGCTCTGGATGTAGCTCGTCGGAGAGTTGATGATGGAGATGTTGTAGCCATACTGGAAGGTGCCACCAATGGCTGCAGAGCACACAGTCAATGCAAGGATCCTGGTACTTCCTGAGGATGGGGTGGTTTGCTCTGGCTCAGATTCACCTGAGAAATTCATCTTCATGCCAAGAAGCTTTCCCAGAACACAAACAATCCTGATGCCTCTTCTGTCTGGAGCCTTCAGCTCCTCGGTCCCTTAGAAGGACTGCAGTTAACTTGTGATGGCTTCAGATTCAAACGTAACTGCACTGCAGAATAACACACCTCACTCAGAGTGCGTCCTGTGGTTGAGTAAATATTCTACTTGGTGTCTGTCGGCGGTTTAGATTGAAAGACGCAatctgtgtcctcagtgtgttcCGTCAGGCAACAAGAACTCACGCATGATCTGTATCACACCTCCTTGCTAAACCAATGAAAGAGGTCCTAGGGTAAAACTAGGTGCTTTAGTTTGACTCAACAATCATTATAGAACTCATGAGCACAGATACCAGAGATAAATTActggtgaaatgaaaagaaaacaccctGACAGACTTCATAGAGGGAATACAAATCGCTATAGTCCTCCACCGCTGCCTGATTACGATCGCTTCTGTGATTGGTTTACAGCAAGCTGACGCGTTACGTCATCTGTGTGCGACTAATAGTGTTTGCGGGCAGGCAGAAAGATGTAAGTAAACGCCCCCATTTATattagaatttatttttttattctcgtGTTAAACTAGAAAATAACAACACGGAGAGGttcaagtaaaataaatcacataGCTTGTTTTTTAACAGCGTTGACCTGACATCCAACAGAACACAACCAACCGATGTTAGCTCGCTAATGCTAACACGGAGTAGTGTTTGGCGAAGAGAGACTTATGTTATTTATATCCCGCTGTGGTGATAAGAATCAATACACCGCGTACACATTACGTACCTGTACATCGACTGCTAAATGGAAAATATACATATGTTAACTCGAGATTAGTTtagagattattttattttcagtgcagcgtgatttattttcatcatctaAATCTGACTTGTCGATTCCTGCTCTGAATGATCAGAATCATCTCCAGATCAGATGGGTATTATTGTTGTGTAATTAATTAGACAAGTGTATATTTGTACTGACCATGTTATTActattgttgttttcattatcgAGGTTTAGCTGTTTCATTGGACAGTGATGTTAGATTGCAGTCCTCTTACGCCCATTCTTTAAAATCAAACCCATGTTGTATAACGAAAAACTAATTATTTGTGCAGACATGTCTTCTTTAATCAAATGTTGATATATTTGCATTATTGGTTCCGTCAATGGAAACCTGTGCAGTTTAATGAATTAACATTTCTGCTTTTGCTGTTTGCAAACCCCAGATACTATGGGGCTTGGGTGATATGGCCCAAACATTATAGTAAGATATACAATTttcaacataataataattatcacaataaacaACACATTATTATCCACTTGAAGTTTACACAAAgattttgctcctgagtgaaggggGTGGTTTCAAACTCAAGACTAACACTTCTAcaatctgaggtagatcaacGCACAGTGCTCGCTGAAAATGATAGTGTGATCATTATTAGCCAGAGGTGCCTCTTACGTGCAAGTGATACAACTTCTTGTGAAGGTATTCTAATTTATTAACGGCTCAGTTTCACTCATTTGTTGTCTTTTCCTTCAATAGGGCACCGTCCCCAACCAAGAGGAAGGAGGATGACAAGAGTAAACAGCGTGGTAAGGAGAAGTCAGGAGCCACGAAAGACGGCACTGAGAAAAAACGTGAGCACCGCGGCCGTGAGAAGAACCGTACACGGCGCAGTGCTtccagtggcagcagcaggtcagaggctAGGTTTACAAAATACaactgtttttatcattttcattcatttttctacATGTGAGAAGAAAAGGTTCGACCAGAGGTGGAATGATTTCTGCAGTGGTGCTCCGTTTGTCACTATTGAGCTGATTTGTGTTCGGCACAGGAGCTGGAGCATTTTTACTTATTGCTTCTCATCCTCCACCCTGCTGTTGTTTAggtccagctccagcagcagctcaggatcCAGCTCCGGCTCGTCCAGCGGCTCCAGCTCCTCGGCCTCGAGCCACTCGGGCTCGTCCAGCTCccgctcctcatcctcctcctcatcatcctcttcgCCAAGCCCCAGCCGCCAGCGCCACAACAACAGACGACGCTCACGCTCAAAGTATGAAATGAGTCATGTTGAAATAGTTTGATGGAATGAGCAAGTAGTTCTATCTTATTTCACCTATTATTTATTGAATTCCATCTGAATCTCATTCTACGGGGACACATAACTGCTTTGGTTGGTGGAAAACTAAATTTCAGAGGATAATAAAGCTCAATAAAAAAATTAGCTCCTCTTTTTTAGTTGCATTAACACAtgaatactttttattttgattcttAAGAACATTTGATGCAAATATTTTTGCACTTTTAGAATTATTCAAATGATTACTCGTATATCACTTGtaatatattgtaaatatagAATATTGCTTCTCTTGCTTATGTAAATGATCCCAGCACATTTCTCACCTCTGATAAATGAATCGTAAAAAACATCACTGTAGGTCAAAATCTGCTAAGAAGGACGACAGGGACAGACGACGTAGAAGTCCCACGCCCAAACCCACCAAGGTTTACCTGGGCCGGCTGACAAGAAACATCATCAAGGTAAATACCCTCATAACAAGCTACTGGCCTCTGTGACTCTGCTGTGAattgagatgctgctgctgcttctgccaGTTACAGTAATTTGTGCCTATGAgggaaaaaaggcaacacaTGAAAATGTTGACAACAAACCACCAATACATTccatatttcttattttttaggTTTTGCCAGAATCAAAGAAAATCTGGAAGATCAGAACAAATAATGAGTAATGTAATATAAAGACAAGTAATAAACAAACTGCACTGAACAGTTTGCACCATTAGAAGATTGTCGATTGTGTAGAATTTGAGCACTAACTCTTGGAATAGaatgaaatatatgaaatatttccTTCTGGTTcctgttaaaatatgtttttgtatttgtgtgcataCAGTTTGTAAACCACGCAGTCAGATTCAGAGTCCATGTTCTCTCTTCCGTGGTTTGGAGGGGAAAGgcacagtgaaaaaaacatttaacaaggATAggcggacatttgcattcacacgcACACCTACTGCTGAGAATGTCCGGAGGGTCTCTGGAGTTCAATGcttgtttgaaagcagcttaaagGTAGTTGGTGGAGCAAATGTCCAAATGTCCTACTTTCTGTTGTTGAAGGAACACATCCAGGAGATTTTCTCCACCTATGGAAAGATCAAGATGATTGACATGCCTGTGAACCGCACCCACCCTCACCTGTATAAAGGCTACGCTTACGTGGAGTTTGAGACGCCTGACGAGGCGGAGAAGGCCCTGAAACACATGGACGGAGGTAAGAGGATGTAGGGGAACATGAACGCAAAAGACATGATGGGAACCATGTTTGAGAAAGTGTAGCTGACACTAATGTGCCTCGAATGTCTGGAAAACTAAGtccatgtgatgtttttctttattttatttcctccagGTCAGATTGACGGTCAGGAGATCACAGTCACAGCCGTGCTGACTCCCACAGTGCGCCTGCCACCTCGCAGGCTGTCCCCTCCCCGCAGGATGCCTCCTCCACCCCCAATGTGGCGTCGCACCCCACCTCGGATGAGGCGAAGGTGAGCAGCATGCAACGAGTCCTGCTGCTTTATTTGGGAACTAAATCTTGTTGTACCACAGCTGATACATTCCCAGACTCCCATCTCACTTTCTCGCTCTTCTAGGTCTCGGTCTCCAAGGCGACGCTCTCCAGTCCGGCGCAGGTCTCGATCCCCCGGCCGCCGCCGTCACCGGTCGCGTTCCAGCTCTAACTCCTCCCGCTAATGATTGGCAAACCCCCCCCGCCTCCTGCCTGGATCTTTTCCTCTGAGGTCGTTGTGACCGAGTAGATATGACAGACATAAACATTCTTTTGGTTAACTATTAATGTGCAATGAATGATGAGAGTGTGGACTTTAAAAAAGTATTATGTGTCACTTGGTAGattgtttcaaaatgttttttcaacacTAGAACATGTACTGTGTTAAATGACAAGATTTCTTTCAGGAGTTCTGAATCTAGATGGTCTATACATGAGTGGGGTTGGAGAAGAAAGGAGAAATTAATTTAtattgataaaaataacgttttgTATCATGTAATTGTTCAATTTGCtttacacatttcatgaagaacATGGTTTGTAAAGATGGCGAATGTGGTTTTTCATTGGACACATGATCTAGTTTCTGAATATGAAGTACTTGTGATGAAAAtgtctgcattttattttattttttatgttcttatgGATTAACACATTAATACCAATATAACATTGGCATTGAATTGATATTGCTGATATCAGTGTAGCTGTACTTTAAGGTGGGGTTGGTAacttgtttctgaaacactgtcttatttgttgaaatcctctccACGTCCTCATAGCCATCAATGAATTAAGTTTTCTTTATTGGTTACACTTTCCACTCAGAATGTTCTTTTCCAAAACATCCAAgcaaaaaaaggacaaataatAGATGATCTGCAGATTGCATCTGTGCTCTTATCACAGATTCGGTAAACTGACTAATGATGAAACGATACTATTATAATTCCAAGGAGGTTCACAGCCTGAATAACTTGTGCAGATCTGGTTTTCAACTGTTTTCTTATTAATGTGTGACACGGTGAACTTTGGATCCAGGCTTCTGTGGTTTTTGTAGAGAGTTGTGTTCATTGTTGGAGCTGAAGGAATTTTCattactgtctgtgtgtgtgtgtctcattttGTATTGCTGGTTTGATGTGCCGTTTAACTTGACAATAAAAAGTCATGGTTGGAACTTTAAAAGCTCCTGAgtaatttctttgtttgtcagaaATGTTAtaagctgcacacacatgctcgtTGAGGGAGGAAGTTTGAGCAACGAGTCACAGAACAATTCGGTGTCAGATTGTCTCTGAGACGAGCAGCGTGATGAAGTGAGGATTAACATCGGCTAAGTCAGATTCACAGTTTAGTCCCTGTTGATCAGGGTTCAAGATCAGCCACTGTGATGTTTGTAGAGACGCAATGTCACATTGAACCAAACCACATCAATCAAATCTTTAATGATTAACATGATAATCTGCAGGTGCACACTGTGCATTTACCTACCAATtccacaaatgtgtttgtgactcACATATCTCAAGAATCAT is a window of Paralichthys olivaceus isolate ysfri-2021 chromosome 21, ASM2471397v2, whole genome shotgun sequence DNA encoding:
- the LOC109627151 gene encoding solute carrier family 2, facilitated glucose transporter member 11, translated to MKMNFSGESEPEQTTPSSGSTRILALTVCSAAIGGTFQYGYNISIINSPTSYIQSFINETYMERWGISLDIPQVTLVWTLIVSFFSLGGLVGALLAGPMAVHFGRKKSLLLNNAFLFVGTVLVLTCRAAKSFEMIIIARFLVGMNSGVSMNVQPMYFGESAPKHLRGAVAFSSAVFTAFGIFLGQVVGLTELLGSKPLWPYLLASNALPGLIQLLTLPWFPESPRYLLIDRGDKEGCLQALERLRGGEPPALEIEELLQEQQQQQSTSLKSGSAAAKSPWSLFKDRDLRSQLRTVMAASSAMMLCGNDSIYFYASYIFLEAGIPSDKIQYVTIGTGASELCASILSNLLIERVGRKYLLVGGYSLMSCWSVVFTVALILQSRGVAGMAYLSMVCVFAYILSFGLGPAGVTGILPAEIFDQAARPAAYMVAGSFMWISLFLVGMLFPFIVKNLGNYCFLPFLVVCLVSPVFLGLTLPETKGKTLAEITAEFQGRNKSKKERSKTQVEKPIANHYQLGAACSFTNLMQDPETNHKNGDIHLNVLVEEEINHTVPLVAT
- the LOC109627152 gene encoding RNA-binding protein with serine-rich domain 1-like — protein: MAPSPTKRKEDDKSKQRGKEKSGATKDGTEKKREHRGREKNRTRRSASSGSSRSSSSSSSGSSSGSSSGSSSSASSHSGSSSSRSSSSSSSSSSPSPSRQRHNNRRRSRSKSKSAKKDDRDRRRRSPTPKPTKVYLGRLTRNIIKEHIQEIFSTYGKIKMIDMPVNRTHPHLYKGYAYVEFETPDEAEKALKHMDGGQIDGQEITVTAVLTPTVRLPPRRLSPPRRMPPPPPMWRRTPPRMRRRSRSPRRRSPVRRRSRSPGRRRHRSRSSSNSSR